A genomic segment from Fusarium fujikuroi IMI 58289 draft genome, chromosome FFUJ_chr04 encodes:
- a CDS encoding related to glucan 1,4-alpha-glucosidase, whose protein sequence is MASSQVPPKKPRLSLQIKTACSPATRSSRSYAVDPKDPTAFNTLSNVYVTTIERVTPSQHEPITAINTFQAFSLTTPVERQDPKHRVVTPYVASYPETPSSDTAPSPHPGLEINYPSTMTATPPMSAGPMDSNTPKAFSFSPADISAAPARNDSLQPEKRALTRPRTLAELTLQAPYTHPRSLHSILRNSPLPPPTAIPPPSPRRQSRRLQDRANRRVCYNNPLTQEIVTNKYTKSHIDLLVEEASPHSPPCVPPQPQSAIDLALAFTPNEIQDGGQTPGPFEDMRRRMTGLAASGTPLSPSGPKGISKRKKREKKRRWVWTIGQEEDGDDENIGGSIAALRAEAAKTKDVEEIKTPVTAIKAPLITFLTAPTPNTDNFQSLSGILKEDNDVEMSDTSSCLSVPEGSQHMTGEMDLDIKTPIARQDEESQVILMLPENTLSRLGSSPGLKRDSPVPPDMLRTD, encoded by the coding sequence ATGgcatcttctcaagttccGCCCAAGAAGCCCCGGCTTTCACTTCAGATCAAGACAGCATGTAGTCCGGCCACCAGGTCATCGAGAAGTTATGCAGTGGATCCAAAGGACCCAACTGCCTTTAACACGCTGTCCAATGTCTACGTTACCACAATCGAAAGAGTAACCCCATCTCAGCATGAGCCAATTACTGCCATCAATACTTTCCAAGCTTTCAGCTTGACAACTCCAGTGGAACGACAGGACCCGAAACACAGAGTTGTTACGCCTTATGTCGCTTCATACCCTGAGACTCCTTCATCCGATACAGCTCCTTCACCACATCCAGGACTGGAAATCAACTACCCGAGCACAATGACCGCCACGCCTCCTATGTCTGCTGGTCCGATGGATTCAAACACTCCCAAGGCCTTTAGCTTTTCCCCTGCTGATATATCCGCGGCCCCAGCGAGGAATGATAGCTTACAACCCGAGAAGCGTGCTCTTACTCGCCCACGAACTCTTGCTGAGTTGACCCTGCAGGCCCCTTACACACATCCTCGATCACTTCACAGTATTTTACGCAActcgcctcttcctccacctACGGCCATTCCTCCTCCGTCTCCACGGCGACAGTCACGGCGGCTCCAAGATAGAGCAAATCGAAGAGTGTGCTATAATAACCCCCTCACTCAGGAGATTGTGACAAACAAGTACACGAAATCTCACATTGACCTCCTCGTTGAGGAGGCTTCACCACACTCCCCTCCATGCGTGCCCCCTCAGCCCCAGAGTGCCATCGATCTAGCCTTGGCATTCACACCAAACGAGATTCAGGATGGAGGACAGACACCCGGGCCTTTTGAGGACATGCGTCGCCGCATGACAGGACTGGCCGCATCAGGTACTCCGCTCTCCCCATCGGGGCCTAAGGGCATCTCAAAGcgcaagaagagggagaagaagcgtCGGTGGGTATGGACAATTGGCCAGGAGGAGGACGGTGATGACGAGAACATTGGAGGGTCCATTGCTGCTCTGAGAGCTGAGGCTGCCAAAaccaaagatgttgaagagatcaagacacCCGTGACGGCCATCAAGGCACCCCTCATCACCTTTCTCACGGCACCCACACCAAACACGGATAACTTTCAGAGCTTGAGCGGCATCTTGAAAGAGGATAACGACGTTGAAATGTCGGACACGAGCAGTTGTCTTTCAGTACCAGAAGGGTCTCAGCACATGACTGGTGAGATGGACTTGGATATCAAAACTCCAATCGCGCGTCAAGATGAGGAGAGCCAAGTCATACTCATGCTACCAGAAAATACTCTCAGTAGACTTGGTTCTAGTCCTGGGCTAAAGAGGGATTCTCCGGTGCCGCCAGATATGCTACGTACAGATTGA
- a CDS encoding probable 60s ribosomal protein l3 (rpl3) — MSHRKYEAPRHGSLAYLPRKRAARHRGKVKSFPKDDPKKPVHLTAAMGYKAGMTTIVRDLDRPGAKANKKEVVEAVTIVDTPPMIVVGLVGYIETPRGLRSLTTVWAEHLGDELKRRFYKNWYKSKKKAFTKYAKKHSENSGASITRELERIKKYCTVVRVLAHTQIRKTPLKQKKAHLMEIQVNGGSIADKVSFGQELFEKPVDISSIFEQDEMIDVIAVTKGHGFEGVTARWGTKKLPRKTHKGLRKVACIGAWHPSHVQWTVARAGQRGYHHRTSVNHKIYRIGKGDADDNAATEIDVTKKTITPLGGFVRYGEVNNDFVMVKGSIPGTKKRVMTLRKTMFPQTSRKALEKVSLKWIDTSSEFGHGAFQTPAEKKQYQGTLKKDLASA, encoded by the exons ATGAGT CATCGAAAGTATGAGGCTCCCCGCCACGGCTCCCTGGCTTATCTGCCCAGGAAGCGCGCTGCTCGTCACCGTGGAAAGGTCAAGTC CTTCCCCAAGGATGACCCTAAGAAGCCTGTTCACCTGACAGCCGCTATGGGTTACAAGGCTGGTATGACCACCATCGTTCGTGACCTCGACCGACCTGGcgccaaggccaacaagaaggaggttgttgaggctgTTACCATCGTCGATACCCCACCT ATGATCGTTGTTGGTCTTGTGGGATACATCGAGACTCCCCGAGGCCTGCGATCCCTCACCACCGTCTGGGCCGAGCATCTGGGCGACGAGCTTAAGCGCCGATTCTACAAGAACTGGtacaagagcaagaagaaggctttcaCCAAGTACGCCAAGAAGCACTCCGAGAACAGCGGTGCCTCCATCACCCGCGAGCTCGAGCGCATCAAGAAGTACTGCACCGTGGTCCGTGTCCTCGCCCACACCCAGATCCGAAAGACCCCtctcaagcagaagaaggcccaCCTCATGGAGATCCAGGTCAACGGTGGTTCCATCGCCGACAAGGTCTCTTTCGGTCAGgagctcttcgagaagccCGTTGACATTTCCAGCATCTTCGAGCAGGATGAGATGATTGACGTTATTGCCGTTACCAAGGGTCACGGATTCGAGGGTGTTACCGCCCGCTGGGGTACCAAGAAGCTTCCTCGCAAGACTCATAAGGGTCTCCGAAAGGTTGCTTGTATCGGTGCTTGGCATCCTTCCCACGTCCAGTGGACTGTTGCCCGTGCTGGTCAGCGAGGTTACCATCACCGAACCTCGGTCAACCACAAGATCTACCGCATTGGTAAGGGCGATGCTGACGACAACGCCGCCACTGAGATCGATGTCACCAAGAAGACCATCACTCC TCTCGGTGGTTTCGTCCGCTATGGTGAGGTCAACAACGACTTCGTCATGGTCAAGGGTTCTATCCCTGGTACCAAGAAGCGAGTCATGACTCTCCGAAAGACCATGTTCCCCCAGACCTCCCGAAAAGCCCTCGAGAAGGTCAGCCTCAAGTGGATCGACACCTCGTCCGAGTTCGGACATGGTGCTTTCCAGACTCCtgcggagaagaagcagtacCAGGGTACCCTCAAGAAGGATCTTGCCTCCGCTTAG
- a CDS encoding related to lustrin A: MENSSTPLADYFWIAGVESVSYHDPNSQPAPVVVPVESTIVEDGESEDEDTNGDQPKIKARHSRQGSANRLSRISLTDRFSIHTLDETDGNTKSNRSSATIRALNPPNFGGILGEGSMLMGDFDFDKALVKFAAEREVFLEDLTFSAGAKVQARAPMVNPRAERIKAEESDSGRLSPLRSIKGSIRRKMSFRDMNSVRKQPSNRISTSRAASIRTTRRLSNYNSVIPPPEPLNTDPDMHPLKRRFEPVLLDRYPPQEATDEIARRGKFPDYVPMFAFPNDIQIVSSDDRPRSTWHGFTMTSDDNSKLYGITIIIWTALNAEVAEEVEKKCEQWRQSHMSEEERELAASLGVRLAGERTHLSQLLAKLPTIPSGSPARERLEDEISTVEEKITLMTDMLRPLRHGAASKIEGLTAGESGLWTPRAYGILGRDAANMSFWKEWLKAIVTPMTDGGVLRIPPSSPSVGRWQPLERYVVNLCTEAFNPLGSKTQVELGVRELRLYARKEADNEIPGSRSIDLYALFRCLSLENIVALFEYAMAESRIIFLSSHTSMLHLACHALANLLYPLKWSSIFIPVLPARLLSALEAPCPYIVGIERRYDRIELPEDDYVLVDLDKDTIDATSQPVRLPRQARRKLMSLLQVAAPHKLRYGVTTGPPPYAMESFPYDAFSTENAALFRSATPKSTLGKWVSQSSSGFGEPDPPNEVLPPLFNAFASAKVDNGKSDRPSTSKSGKTSPQSSVSPVSINFPPMPSTPVSRSDSGFALAATLREKRSGHFGEEKMRRSSSFGIDKHPPYHKPNLPFLNGHQANLSISAISVDSQNSVVGGGGGYGNGYAPSTYAQSTLAASTIMPSMQIQPVRNTETTVWVEGHCFNWIPKDNTSICNICNDHAEGDGIYKCTGCKIFSHGRCLGHASLVCPEAFHPDRIRAAFVRCLASLLYTYRKYLGRPSKQQKANGQLYAFDMDGFIKSLPHDQHDYATMMRETQCFNEFIHDREMQPANNASIRVFDEIIMAKKARGRSGLSTGLSRLSTIRASHGASTYGGYAPPRGSSNSKIPAWLGDTSDHIWRTASVPLPKGNFPGEYRTVVTRTPARLDRSLMREPRSIQGMPRVEGRGARGLIRKQVPSMLGTTPPT, from the exons ATGGAGAACTCATCGACCCCTCTCGCCGACTATTTCTGGATCGCCGGCGTAGAGTCGGTGTCCTACCACGATCCCAACTCCCAACCCGCCCCCGTTGTTGTTCCCGTTGAGTCTACCATTGTCGAGGATGGTGAgtctgaggatgaagacacaAACGGCGACCAACCAAAAATAAAAGCACGGCACTCGCGCCAGGGCTCCGCCAACCGTCTCTCTCGGATATCTCTCACCGACCGTTTCTCCATACATACTCTCGACGAGACAGACGGCAATACCAAAAGCAACCGCAGTAGCGCCACTATTCGTGCTTTAAACCCCCCTAATTTTGG CGGCATCCTTGGTGAGGGCTCCATGCTGATGGGCGACTTCGACTTTGATAAGGCTCTGGTCAAATTTGCCGCCGAGAGAGAGGTATTTCTCGAGGACCTGACATTCAGTGCCGGCGCAAAAGTGCAAGCTCGTGCACCAATGGTGAATCCTAGGGCAGAGAGGATCAAGGCAGAGGAAAGCGACAGCGGCAGACTGAGTCCTCTCAGGAGCATTAAGGGTAGCATCCGCCGCAAGATGAGCTTTAGGGATATGAACAGTGTGCGCAAGCAACCCAGCAACAGGATCAGCACCAGTCGCGCAG CCTCGATCCGAACCACGAGACGACTCAGCAATTACAACTCCGTAATTCCACCACCCGAACCCCTTAACACCGACCCCGATATGCATCCTCTCAAACGACGCTTTGAGCCGGTTCTTCTTGACCGATATCCTCCTCAGGAAGCTACAGATGAGATTGCTCGACGTGGGAAATTCCCTGACTATGTGCCCATGTTTGCTTTTCCCAACGATATTCAGATTGTTTCGTCGGATGACCGACCTCGATCTACATGGCATGGGTTTACTATGACTTCTGACGATAACTCCAAGCTATACGGTAtaaccatcatcatctggaCTGCTCTCAATGCCGAGGTGGCAGAGGAAGTGGAAAAGAAGTGCGAGCAATGGCGCCAAAGTCACAtgtctgaagaagagcgagaGCTGGCAGCCAGCTTGGGAGTTCGTTTGGCTGGTGAACGCACCCATCTATCACAACTCCTTGCAAAACTCCCTACAATCCCGTCAGGCTCTCCAGCACGTGAGAGGCTCGAAGATGAAATTAGCACTGTGGAAGAAAAGATTACCCTCATGACGGACATGCTTCGGCCCCTGAGACATGGAGCCGCGTCTAAGATCGAGGGTCTCACTGCTGGCGAGAGCGGACTCTGGACGCCTCGCGCATATGGTATCCTGGGCCGAGACGCAGCCAATATGTCCTTCTGGAAAGAATGGCTCAAGGCTATCGTTACCCCCATGACAGATGGGGGTGTCCTAAGAATCCCTCCAAGCTCACCCAGCGTGGGACGCTGGCAACCCCTTGAGCGATATGTCGTAAACCTATGCACCGAGGCATTCAATCCCCTGGGATCCAAAACTCAGGTTGAACTAGGAGTGCGCGAATTGCGACTTTATGCTCGGAAGGAGGCAGACAACGAAATTCCTGGTTCGCGATCCATCGATCTCTACGCCCTATTCCGTTGCTTGTCACTCGAGAATATTGTCGCTCTGTTCGAGTATGCTATGGCCGAATCCCGAATCATCTTTCTGTCCTCTCACACCAGCATGTTGCACCTCGCCTGTCATGCACTTGCAAACCTGCTATACCCCCTGAAGTGGTCGAGTATTTTTATTCCCGTGCTCCCTGCGCGACTTCTGTCGGCTCTCGAAGCGCCTTGCCCATATATCGTCGGCATTGAGCGACGTTACGATAGAATTGAACTGCCCGAGGACGATTATGTGCTCGTTGACTTGGACAAGGATACTATTGATGCTACATCACAACCCGTCCGACTTCCTCGTCAGGCCCGAAGGAAACTCATGTCTCTTCTGCAGGTCGCGGCGCCCCACAAACTGCGATATGGAGTCACAACTGGACCACCCCCTTATGCCATGGAATCATTCCCTTATGACGCCTTCTCCACCGAGAATGCAGCACTTTTCAGATCCGCAACGCCCAAGAGCACCCTGGGCAAATGGGTGTCCCAGAGCTCGTCGGGATTTGGCGAGCCAGACCCGCCAAATGAGGTCCTGCCACCACTGTTCAATGCTTTCGCTTCGGCCAAGGTGGACAACGGTAAATCGGACAGACCCAGCACAAGCAAGTCTGGTAAGACCAGTCCTCAGTCGTCTGTATCCCCTGTTTCTATAAACTTCCCGCCAATGCCCTCTACGCCCGTTTCTCGAAGCGACTCTGGCTTTGCTTTGGCAGCGACTCTTCGAGAGAAGCGCTCTGGACATTTTGGCGAAGAAAAGATGCGACGAAGCTCCTCCTTTGGCATCGATAAGCACCCGCCATACCACAAGCCAAACCTCCCCTTCCTCAACGGCCATCAAGCAAACCTGTCAATTTCAGCTATCTCAGTGGACTCTCAGAACTccgttgttggtggtggtggtggataCGGGAATGGATATGCACCTTCAACCTACGCACAGTCAACGCTTGCGGCATCAACTATCATGCCCAGTATGCAGATCCAGCCTGTCCGAAACACAGAGACAACAGTTTGGGTTGAGGGACATTGCTTCAATTGGATCCCCAAGGACAACACATCAATCTGCAATATTTGCAATGACCATGCTGAGGGAGATGGCATTTACAAGTGCACAGGCTGCAAGATCTTCTCCCACGGCAGATGTCTCGGCCATGCTTCGCTTGTCTGCCCCGAGGCATTCCATCCTGACCGAATCCGAGCAGCTTTTGTTCGCTGCCTTGCAAGTCTCTTGTATACATACCGCAAGTACCTTGGACGGCCTTCAAAGCAGCAAAAAGCAAACGGCCAGCTGTATGCCTTTGATATGGATGGGTTTATCAAAAGTCTCCCGCATGATCAGCACGACTATGCTACCATGATGCGGGAAACACAGT GCTTCAACGAGTTTATCCACGACCGGGAGATGCAGCCAGCCAATAACGCCTCGATTCGTGTATTTGACGAGATCATCATGGCTAAGAAGGCCCGAGGCCGTTCCGGGTTATCGACGGGTCTTTCCCGCCTTTCCACGATCCGTGCATCTCATGGCGCCTCTACCTACGGGGGCTATGCCCCTCCTCGAGGCAGCTCCAACAGCAAGATACCTGCTTGGCTCGGTGACACCTCCGATCATATCTGGCGGACTGCATCAGTGCCATTGCCCAAGGGGAACTTTCCAGGAGAGTATCGAACAGTCGTGACGAGAACGCCTGCACGTCTCGATAGATCCTTAATGCGCGAGCCTCGTTCTATCCAAGGCATGCCTCGTGTAGAAGGGCGAGGTGCCCGCGGGCTCATTCGAAAGCAAGTTCCTAGCATGCTTGGCACCACCCCTCCCACTTGA
- a CDS encoding related to branch point bridging protein (MSL5), with the protein MDETERRTVKRSRFDQTEPEPKRTSRFDRRSRSPPSRRSEPGRDRSPIAKDATPEARKSPTDAAAAAAAAAARINAQLQARKGIQHVDVPPIRSADTDSPPSRPTSTPQSANKTAPALDGEMYVADGDYIQDIEVNDLRNRYLLTKGSTQKMNRSFGFIMHLNREYHAYSLIARFNTPFVAPADSHSIRSKTKPALQDITTRGSYYPNKSMATAANPPLYLHITSTSKSGLEAAVAKINELIQQELPQLVDERRFRRRDQEQVERDEFGRRKWPEEKIPISLEPVYGFNLRAQVVGHGGAYVKHIQQETTCRVQIKGRGSGYLEAATNQESDEDMFLHVTGPDPNMVAKAKELCEDLIANVKEQYEEFKSRPPRYGGDRYGGDRYGGDRYNGGGDRNHSHGGSHGTSHGSYGASGYGGYGSNPAGASNSPAAAGVNSPTNAADYAAQYAQYYGGADPYAAYGGYANYVAMYQQYYGAQAQAQAPGPPGATPGQSASPPPPPSEAAPPPPPPPSSAPPPPPPSGSPPGTGGSYGSVPPPPGL; encoded by the exons ATGGATGAAACAGAACGACGAACGGTGAAGCGTTCGCGCTTCGACCAGACAGAGCCGGAACCCAAGAGGACATCGCGGTTTGACCGTCGCTCGCGATCTCCCCCGTCGCGTCGCTCTGAACCCGGAAGAGATCGCAGCCCCATTGCAAAAGATGCGACCCCCGAGGCAAGGAAATCTCCAACTgatgctgccgctgccgctg CTGCCGCTGCGGCGCGCATCAACGCGCAGCTCCAAGCTCGTAAGGGAATCCAGCATGTCGATGTACCTCCCATCAGGTCGGCTGATACCGACTCACCACCGTCGCGACCAACCTCGACTCCACAAAGCGCAAACAAGACAGCTCCGGCACTCGATGGCGAGATGTATGTTGCAGATGGTGACTATATCCAGGACATCGAAGTCAATGACCTCAGGAATCGCTACCTCCTCACCAAAGGATCCACGCAGAAAATG AACCGCTCCTTTGGATTTATTATGCACTTGAATCGAGAATATCATGCTTACAGCTTGATAGCTCGCTTCAATACCCCCTTCGTTGCTCCTGCTGACTCCCACTCGATTAGATCAAAGACGAAACCGGCGCTG CAAGATATTACCACCCGGGGCAGCTACTATCCCAACAAGAGTATGGCAACCGCTGCG AACCCTCCGTTGTACCTTCACATCACGAGCACGAGCAAGTCTGGTTTGGAGGCCGCTGtcgccaagatcaacgaACTTATTCAACAGGAACTCCCTCAGCTTGTCGATGAAAGGCGTTTTCGCCGTCGAGACCAGGAGCAGGTTGAACGTGATGAGTTTGGCCGA CGTAAATGGCCCGAAGAGAAGATTCCTATCAGTTTAGAGCCCGTATATGGGTTCAATTTGCGTGCTCAGGTCGTTGGACACGGAGGTGCCTACGTCAAGCATATCCAGCAAGAGACAACTTGTCGCGTGCAGATCAAGGGACGAGGTTCTGGATATCTCGAGGCAGCCACTAACCAAGAGAGCGACGAAGACATGTTCCTCCATGTGAC CGGTCCTGACCCCAATATGGTTGCGAAAGCCAAGGAGCTTTGCGAGGACCTGATCGCCAATGTCAAGGAACAGTATGAAGAGTTCAAGAGTCGTCCACCGCGCTACGGCGGCGACCGCTACGGAGGGGACCGCTATGGGGGTGATCGTTACAATGGTGGCGGTGACCGAAACCATTCCCATGGTGGCTCACACGGAACTTCTCATGGTTCATATGGCGCCTCTGGCTATGGTGGATACGGGTCTAACCCGGCTGGTGCTTCAAACAGTCCAGCCGCTGCTGGCGTGAACAGCCCGACCAATGCTGCTGACTATGCCGCCCAGTACGCCCAGTACTACGGTGGCGCAGATCCCTACGCAGCCTATGGTGGTTATGCTAA CTATGTTGCTATGTACCAGCAATACTATGGAGCTCAGGCTCAAGCACAGGCTCCCGGCCCTCCCGGTGCCACGCCCGGGCAGTCAGCTTCACCTCCTCCGCCCCCGAGTGAGGccgctcctcctccgccgccgccgcccaGCTCGGCACCTCCCCCGCCTCCCCCTTCTGGGTCCCCCCCGGGAACAGGCGGGAGCTATGGTTCG GTTCCTCCTCCGCCAGGTCTTTGA
- a CDS encoding probable acetolactate synthase small subunit precursor, translating to MASLRPLTSSLRWAASARGVAAVRYSSSSTSAIAYKALRRRSAPLPVSDNPPAWSAQAAVSNILYETPVPSTAPPKRHILNCLVQNEPGVLSRVSGILAARGFNIDSLVVCNTEVDDLSRMTIVLTGQDGVVEQARRQLEDLVPVWAVLDYTNAALVQRELLLAKINILGPEYFEELLHHHREIAAGETDVDYAHEAIERSLSDTAKDFHPSKLAVSQALRHKHEHLKSITYFAHQFGGKVLDISTNSCIVEVSAKQSRIDSFLKLVAPFGILESARTGLMALPRSPLSEGNQESLVMEADEVVDASQLPPG from the exons ATGGCTTCTCTACGGCCCTTGACTTCGTCCCTTCGCTGGGCCGCCTCTGCGAGAGGCGTCGCCGCTGTGCGATATAgctcctcctcgacctccGCCATCGCCTACAAGGCCCTCCGCCGTCGCTCTGCTCCCCTTCCCGTGAGCGACAATCCTCCCGCGTGGTCTGCCCAGGCCGCCGTCTCCAACATTCTTTACGAGACCCCAGTCCCTTCAACCGCTCCTCCCAAGCGCCATATCCTCAACTGTCTGGTCCAGAACGAGCCTGGTGTTCTGTCCCGCGTTTCCGGAATTTTGGCAGCTCGCGGGTTCAACATTGACTCTCTGGTCGTGTGCAACACTGAGGTTGACGACCTTTCTCGCATGACCATTGTCCTCACTGGTCAAGACGGCGTTGTTGAGCAGGCTCGCCGACAGCTTGAGGATCTGGTTCCTGTCTGGGCCGTCCTTGACTATACCAACGCAGCTCTTGTCCAGCGCGAGCTCCtccttgccaagatcaacatcctTGGCCCCGAGTACTTCGAGGagctcctccaccaccaccgcgaGATTGCTGCTGGAGAGACTGATGTCGATTACGCGCATGAGGCCATTGAACGTAGCCTCTCCGATACCGCCAAGGACTTCCACCCCAGCAAGTTGGCCGTCAGTCAGGCTCTGCGACACAAGCACGAGCATCTTAAGTCGATCACTTACTTCGCCCATCAGTTTGGCGGCAAGGTCCTAGATATCAGCACCAACAGCTGCATTGTCGAAGT TTCTGCTAAGCAGTCACGTATCGACTCGTTCCTCAAGCTTGTTGCTCCCTTTGGCATTCTTGAGTCTGCCCGTACAGGTCTGATGGCTCTACCCCGATCTCCTCTGTCTGAAGGTAACCAGGAGTCCCTTGTCATGGAGGCAGACGAGGTTGTCGATGCCAGCCAGCTCCCTCCAGGTTAA
- a CDS encoding related to DNA Polymerase iota (POLI), protein MEPLRKKRPKRDDARTILQFDYDCFYAQVFENKDAKLKKLPLGVKQKNCLATCNYNARARGLTKLMSVSEAKRLCPELVLVDGEDLTPFRDMSKTLFNFFKTFSWNRKVERLGFDEVFMDVTDIIEYNLSCLNRTSLEESFFCLSKSDPEQGFHCDVTRIAGCVEGLAISTPDLSNPAYMRLTLGSHFAQFLRQQVEEKYGFTSTCGISTNKMLSKLVGSKNKPRNQTTLMAITEDEVIAFVDTHKLRRIPGLGLKTVQVLGTHAGADMSKGVSGIPELSDNPVTVAEVRLHPDISPGAIEKLLTGPGSEKGVGVRIWSLLHGVDATEVKEASDVPTQISIEDTYKGLNTLAQITEELHKLSCSLIRRMRTDLLVPDDGADTPGAQKWIARPKTLRLALRTWAYLHSAQGQNYSRVSRSGSLPHFIFDSKDDIAHIAERLVSEALLPLLRRLSPEKGQRWNLQMLNICVANMVVGAADDKSGAGRDISVMFKRQDEVLKPFQVMEDKHVAQSEEITQTVLEGDGDDEEDNDWDMGDNALCPLCGHCIPLFAVSAHQRYHEMEGSE, encoded by the exons ATGGAGccgctgaggaagaagagacctAAGAGGGATGACGCTCGAACTATCTTGCAATTC GACTACGACTGTTTCTATGCACAGGTCTTTGAGAACAAGGATGCAAAGCTCAAGAAACTGCCATTGGGCGTCAAGCAAAAGAACTGTCTAGCGACTTGCAACTACAATGCTCGGGCTCGCGGTCTCACAAAGCTTATGTCCGTCTCCGAAGCGAAAAGATTGTGTCCGGAGCTTGTCCTCGTCGACGGCGAAGACCTCACCCCCTTCCGTGATATGAGCAAGACACTATTCAACTTCTTTAAAACCTTTTCCTGGAACCGCAAAGTTGAACGTCTGGGATTTGATGAGGTGTTCATGG ACGTAACGGATATCATTGAGTACAACTTATCCTGTCTCAACCGGACATCCCTAGAAGAGtctttcttttgcctttCTAAAAGTGATCCTGAACAAGGATTTCACTGCGATGTGACGAGGATTGCCGGATGTGTTGAAGGCTTAGCCATTTCCACCCCTGACCTAAGCAACCCAGCCTATATGCGCCTCACATTGGGATCACATTTTGCCCAGTTCCTACGACAGCAGGTGGAAGAAAAATATGGGTTTACATCCACTTGTGGGATCTCTACTAACAAGATGCTCAGCAAACTTGTCGGCAGCAAGAATAAGCCTAGAAACCAAACGACATTAATGGCTATTACTGAAGACGAGGTTATCGCCTTCGTAGACACCCACAAATTGCGAAGAATTCCCGGGCTAGGGCTTAAAACGGTTCAGGTACTAGGTACTCACGCTGGTGCTGACATGAGTAAAGGTGTATCCGGGATCCCAGAGTTGAGTGACAATCCTGTGACAGTTGCCGAGGTGCGCCTCCACCCTGACATCTCGCCCGGAGCAATAGAAAAACTACTTACTGGGCCTGGGTCAGAGAAAGGGGTAGGTGTACGAATCTGGAGCTTACTACATGGAGTCGATGCAACTGAGGTTAAGGAAGCCAGCGATGTGCCAACCCAGATTAGTATCGAAGATACCTATAAGGGCTTGAATACGCTGGCACAAATAACGGAAGAGCTACACAAGCTATCATGCTCACTCATTCGAAGAATGAGGACAGACCTTCTCGTACCTGACGATGGGGCAGACACTCCAGGGGCACAAAAATGGATTGCCCGACCAAAGACATTGCGATTAGCGCTCAGGACATGGGCGTATCTGCACTCAGCGCAAGGTCAGAATTACAGTCGCGTCTCTCGATCTGGGTCTTTACCGCATTTTATCTTTGATTCCAAAGATGACATAGCTCATATTGCGGAACGGCTTGTTAGTGAAGCTCTGTTACCACTGCTCCGGCGTCTGTCCCCGGAGAAGGGACAGCGGTGGAATCTACAGATGCTCAATATCTGCGTGGCAAACATGGTTGTTGGTGCAGCGGATGACAAGTCGGGAGCTGGCAGGGATATATCTGTCATGTTCAAACGTCAAGACGAAGTGCTGAAACCCTTTCAAGTGATGGAAGACAAGCATGTTGCACAGAGTGAGGAAATTACACAAACGGTGTTAGAAGGCGACggtgacgacgaagaagacaatgATTGGGACATGGGTGACAATGCATTATGCCCTCTTTGTGGTCATTGTATTCCTTTGTTCGCTGTGTCGGCGCATCAGAGATATCATGAAATGGAAGGGTCTGAATAG